In the genome of Paramisgurnus dabryanus chromosome 18, PD_genome_1.1, whole genome shotgun sequence, one region contains:
- the LOC135776863 gene encoding olfactory receptor 6E1-like: MDNSSYPVMLTLMVPKESKSFRHIYFTCFLFLYLLILSLNFRLVFVIVMEKSLHEPMYIFMCNLCVNVMYGASGFYPIFLYNLILDSYVISSYMCALQSFVIYSSLLSEVTILTVMSFDRYVAICRPLDYHSKLTKSTCVKLILFSWIVPNCCTVPACLLANLRTFCKNHIDKLYCDNWSIVKLSCASLFINNLFGYVIIVTFFSLLVVIIVSYIKLIAACKASLENRRKFWQTCLPHLLSIINFSFALLFDFMYIRYGANDIPESLRHFLALELIIVSPVVNPLIYGLNIKVVRKRVFPSCIIMRKKC, translated from the coding sequence ATGGATAACTCTTCTTATCCTGTGATGCTGACTCTTATGGTGCCCAAAGAATCAAAATCATTTAGGCACATATACTTtacttgttttctttttctttatttgcTCATACTGTCTTTAAATTTCCGACTTGTTTTTGTCATTGTCATGGAGAAATCCCTTCATGAACCAATGTACATATTCATGTGTAATCTATGTGTGAATGTAATGTATGGAGCCTCAGGATTCTACCctatatttttgtataatttgaTTTTGGATTCATATGTCATTTCCTCTTACATGTGTGCTCTGCAAAGCTTTGTCATATACAGCTCTTTATTGTCTGAGGTTACAATATTAACAGTCATGTCATTTGATAGATATGTAGCCATATGCAGACCTTTAGACTATCATTCAAAATTAACTAAAAGCACCTGTGTGAAATTAATTCTGTTTTCCTGGATTGTACCAAACTGTTGTACAGTTCCGGCATGCCTTTTAGCAAATTTGAGGACATTTTGCAAAAATCacattgacaaattatattgTGACAACTGGTCAATTGTAAAACTGTCTTGTGCATCACTTTTTATTAATAATCTTTTTGGATATGTAATTATTGtcacatttttttcattattagtTGTTATTATAGTGTCATACATTAAACTCATTGCTGCATGTAAAGCATCTTTAGAAAATAGAAGAAAATTCTGGCAAACCTGTTTGCCACACTTACTGTCAATTATCAATTTCTCATTTGCTCTTCTTTTTGATTTCATGTATATTAGATACGGTGCTAATGATATTCCAGAGAGTTTACGTCATTTTTTGGCTTTAGAACTGATTATAGTTTCACCTGTTGTTAATCCTTTAATCTATGGATTAAATATCAAGGTCGTGCGTAAAAGAGTTTTTCCGTCATGTATtataatgagaaaaaaatgttaa
- the LOC135776811 gene encoding olfactory receptor 2AT4-like, translated as MDNSSYPVMLTLMVPKESKSFRHIYFTCFLFLYLLILSLNVRLVSVIVMEKSLHEPMYIFMCNLCVNAIYGASGFYPIFLYNLILDSYVIYSYMCALQSFVIYTSLISEVTILTVMSYDRYVAICRPLDYHSKLTKSTCVKLILFSWIVPNCYTVPACLLANLRTFCKYHIDKLYCDNWSIVKLSCASPFVNNLFGYLIIVTFFPFVVVVIVSYIKLIAACKASLENRRKFWQTCLPHIISLINFTFAYLFDVMYSRYGANDIPDTLRHFLALELIIVPPVVNPLIYGLNIKAVRERVLPSLY; from the coding sequence ATGGATAACTCTTCTTATCCTGTGATGCTGACTCTTATGGTGCCCAAAGAATCAAAATCATTTAGGCACATATACTTtacttgttttctttttctttatttgcTCATACTGTCTTTAAATGTTCGACTTGTTTCTGTCATTGTCATGGAGAAATCCCTTCATGAACCAATGTACATATTCATGTGTAATCTATGTGTGAATGCAATATATGGAGCCTCGGGATTCTACCctatatttttgtataatttgaTTTTGGATTCATATGTCATTTACTCTTACATGTGTGCTTTGCAAAGCTTTGTCATTTACACCTCTTTAATATCTGAGGTTACAATATTAACAGTCATGTCATATGATAGATATGTAGCCATTTGCAGACCTTTAGACTATCATTCAAAATTAACTAAAAGCACCTGTGTGAAATTAATTCTGTTTTCCTGGATTGTACCAAACTGCTACACAGTTCCAGCATGCCTTTTAGCAAATTTGAGAACATTTTGCAAATATCacattgacaaattatattgTGACAACTGGTCAATTGTAAAACTATCTTGTGCATCACCTTTTGTTAATAATCTTTTTGGATATTTAATTATTGTCACATTTTTTCCTTTTGTAGTTGTTGTCATAGTGTCTTACATTAAACTCATTGCTGCATGTAAAGCATCTTTAGAAAATAGAAGAAAATTCTGGCAAACCTGTTTACCACATATAATTTCACTGATCAATTTCACCTTTGCTTATCTTTTTGATGTCATGTATAGTAGATACGGTGCTAATGATATTCCAGATACTTTACGTCATTTTTTGGCTTTAGAACTGATTATAGTTCCTCCTGTTGTTAATCCTCTAATCTATGGATTAAATATTAAGGCAGTGCGTGAAAGAGTTTTGCCCTCGCTATATTGA